A single window of Rhodamnia argentea isolate NSW1041297 chromosome 5, ASM2092103v1, whole genome shotgun sequence DNA harbors:
- the LOC115731929 gene encoding putative receptor-like protein kinase At3g47110: MSWCRLEKDQIAPSQVEGDVANENVRVGGGQQKEENKIVGEAGNVAINKILRGQGNWQDTQQGKGKTADQKKRDRWIEKWLLTSFLVAVVDLDLKILIRSNSVEEAIEAKNGMDLDGRNIIVETTGSVLALIEASGDETDRLALLEFKARIVDPGGVLSSWNDTSHVCGWYGVTCGRRHRRVTVLDLNSSKLIGIVPPHIGNLSFLRKVYLKNNSFHSEIPPQFGRLFRLQKVSLNNNSFSGQIPSNLSHCFNLLFLNLGYNMLEGNLPAELGSLSKLQILVLEVNSLTGNIPLTFGNLSSLQIFGTARNNLVGTIPETLGRLRNLTTLSLSLNKFVGTIPISIFNISTLKTFWAGMNQLEGSLPSGLGFTLPNLEVIGLSDNHLGGPIPESISNASNLAKIQIGTNNFIGKVPSFSKMRGLSWLEIGVNNLGSWQLADLDFLCSLTNSTVLYTLGAGDNAFGGPIPDCIGNLSITLWRFVLCANHIYGTLPSGIGNLINLEILAMWSNNISGNIPSEIGNLTKMKRMDLSQNNFSGQIPELIGNLRMLTELVLYGNSLRGSIPSSLGNCQNLLLLDLSTNDLSGNIPLKIVGLSSLSIYLNLSRNGLTGSLPREVGNLKNLGELRLDGNKLSQHIPSSIGSCLSMERLYLHDNFFEGPLPSTMGSMRGLQVLNVSNNRLSGHIPEFLGYLNLKNLSLSYNDFEGALPTRGVFRNIISTSVVGNEKLCGGMPDFQLPKCDYKESKRTRISGTVDSPPPICLARAVLDQCIEGFLIRLSRSWPSRFSTLHVMEPPKAS; the protein is encoded by the exons ATGTCTTGGTGCCGGCTGGAGAAAGATCAGATTGCTCCCTCCCAG GTGGAGGGAGATGTTGCTAATGAAAATGTTAGGGTCGGCGGTGGTCAGcagaaagaggaaaataagaTTGTTGGAGAAGCGGGGAATGTAGCTATTAACAAGATATTAAGAGGGCAAGGGAATTGGCAGGATACCCAGCAAGGGAAGGGCAAGACTGCTGATCAGAAGAAGAGAGATAGATGGATCGAAAA GTGGTTGTTGACAAGTTTTCTGGTTGCTGTCGTGGATTTGGATTTGAAGATTTTGATTAGAAGCAATTCAGTGGAAGAGGCTATAGAGGCTAAGAATGGGATGGACTTGGATGGGAGAAACATCATTGTGGAAACGACAG GGAGTGTCCTAGCTTTAATAGAAGCCAGTGGAGACGAGACTGATCGGCTGGCTCTGCTGGAATTCAAGGCTCGAATAGTTGATCCTGGTGGTGTTTTGAGCTCATGGAATGACACTAGCCATGTCTGCGGCTGGTATGGTGTCACTTGTGGTCGTAGACACCGTAGAGTCACTGTATTGGACCTCAACTCCTCGAAACTGATTGGGATCGTGCCACCCCATATTGGTAACCTAAGCTTTCTTAGGAAAGTCTATCTGAAAAACAACAGCTTTCACTCCGAAATTCCCCCGCAATTTGGCCGCTTGTTTCGGTTGCAGAAGGTGTCCCTCAATAACAACTCATTCAGCGGACAAATCCCTTCAAATCTCTCCCATTGCTTTAACTTGCTCTTTCTTAACTTAGGCTACAACATGCTAGAAGGAAATTTGCCTGCGGAGCTCGGCTCCTTGTCCAAGCTCCAAATACTCGTACTTGAAGTCAACAGCTTGACAGGAAACATTCCGCTGACATTTGGGAATTTATCCTCTCTTCAAATCTTCGGGACAGCGAGGAATAACCTCGTCGGTACGATCCCAGAGACTCTCGGTCGGCTGAGAAATCTAACTACCCTTTCTCTTAGCTTGAATAAATTTGTCGGTACGATTCCCATCTCAATCTTCAATATATCCACCTTAAAAACCTTTTGGGCGGGTATGAACCAATTAGAGGGGAGCTTACCCAGCGGCTTAGGCTTCACTCTTCCGAATCTCGAGGTAATTGGCTTGAGTGACAACCACCTTGGCGGACCCATTCCTGAGTCAATATCCAACGCCTCTAATCTTGCTAAAATTCAAATCGGAACAAACAACTTTATTGGGAAAGTTCCTTCTTTCTCAAAGATGAGAGGACTCTCTTGGCTTGAAATTGGGGTAAACAACTTAGGAAGTTGGCAACTTGCTGATTTGGATTTCCTCTGCTCTTTAACCAATTCCACAGTATTGTATACGTTGGGCGCAGGGGACAATGCTTTTGGAGGACCTATCCCCGACTGTATCGGTAACCTCTCTATCACTCTTTGGCGCTTTGTTTTATGTGCCAATCATATTTATGGAACCTTACCTTCTGGAATCGGAAATCTCATCAATTTAGAGATTCTAGCAATGTGGAGCAATAACATCTCAGGAAACATTCCTTCCGAGATTGGAAATCTGACCAAAATGAAGAGAATGGATCTCAGCCAAAATAATTTCTCGGGACAGATACCAGAACTTATCGGGAATTTAAGGATGTTAACTGAATTGGTCTTGTATGGAAATAGTCTTCGAGGCTCGATACCATCGTCTCTAGGAAACTGCCAGAATCTACTTCTCTTGGACCTTTCGACCAATGACCTCAGTGGTAACATACCACTGAAAATTGTGGGCCTCTCGTCTTTGtcaatttatctcaacttgTCACGAAATGGTCTGACTGGTTCCCTTCCAAGAGAAGTTGGAAACTTGAAAAATCTCGGCGAACTACGTCTTGATGGGAACAAATTATCTCAACATATACCAAGCAGTATCGGTAGTTGTTTATCCATGGAACGCCTATACTTACATGATAACTTTTTTGAAGGGCCCTTACCATCAACTATGGGTTCCATGAGAGGCCTTCAGGTTTTGAATGTTTCCAACAACCGATTGTCCGGCCATATCCCGGAGTTTCTAGGGTATCTGAATCTGAAGAATTTGAGCCTATCTTACAACGATTTTGAGGGTGCATTACCTACAAGAGGAGTTTTCAGAAATATCATTTCAACTTCGGTTGTTGGAAACGAGAAACTTTGCGGGGGTATGCCAGATTTTCAACTACCAAAATGTGACTACAAAGAGTCAAAAAGAACGAGAATAAGTGGAACT GTGGATTCTCCTCCACCAATCTGCTTGGCAAGGGCAGTTTTGGATCAGTGTATAGAGGGCTTCTTGATCAGACTCAGTCGATCGTGGCCATCAAGATTCTCGACCTTACATGTCATGGAGCCTCCAAAAGCTTCTTAG
- the LOC115731930 gene encoding probable LRR receptor-like serine/threonine-protein kinase At3g47570, translating to MSNGSLDEWLHPTASQFTERSKLSLLERVNIAIDIACALDYLHHHCEMSIVHCDIKPSNVLLDDEKIGHVGDFGLSRFIPEAMNKLLANQSSSIRLKGSFGYVAPEYGVGSAVSTHGDVYSFGVLILEMFTGKRPTDDMFEDGLDLHGFAKAALADRVGKAIDPVLLQEIDVSEKRQTVAPKGKNKSWCSIQECLASIVEIGVTSSSESPRERMDIGDALTKLQGVRKKLLEFLVIAYHVVFMAIALSGIGYGILPFTDDLNLEIENHKLFSCLTTVILLLWSVLASAEMGKDETDWLALLEFKAQIADPGGVLSSWNDTSHFCKWYGVTCGRRHRRVTVLNLQSKQLSGVLTPHIGNLSFLTEVYLQNNSFYSEIPPHFGRLFRLQKLFLNNNSFNGQIPSNLSHCSNLLVLNIGFNMLEEKLPTQLGSSSKLQRLILGVNSLTGNIPPSFGNLSSLRAFIPAENNLGGTIPETLGWLRNLNILALGGNKFVGTIPISIFNISTLTILDVTENQLEGSLPNDLGFTLPNLNEIGLSDNHLTGAIPRSITNVTNLGVIGIGLNNFNGKFPSFPKMRGLNWLNIGGNNLGCWRCSDLDFLCSLTNSTNLTMLGIADNAFGGPIPDCVGNLSITLSVIGLGDNHIFGTLPYGIGNLINLEFLGMGGNNISGNIPSKIGNLSKMKFMDLGRNNFSGQIPESIGNLRMLIELYLDGNNLGGSIPSFLGNCQNLLLLDLSNNDLSGVACMLSLLYFFRHGHNKKTSALSSFEDGLLHVSYHSVLKATAGFSSTNLLGMGSFGSVYRGFLGQTQSIVAIKILDLTRQGASKSFIAECGALRRIRHHNLVKVLTVCSGFDFNGNDFKALVYEFMSNGSLDEWLHPTASQCIARSKLSLLERVNIAIDVACALDYLHHHCEMLIVHCDLKPSNVLLDDEKTGHVGDFGLARFFPKATHKLLADQSSSIGVKGSFGYLAPEYSGGSAISTKGDVYSFGVLILEMFTGKRPTDDMFESGLNLHCFAKAALEDQVEKAIDLVLLQEIEVLVKRQTVTLEGNNKCLCSIQECLVSIIEIGVTSSFESPRARMDISDALTKLQGIRKKLLEFIVIA from the exons ATGTCGAACGGGAGCTTGGATGAATGGTTGCACCCAACTGCATCGCAATTTACAGAGAGAAGCAAGTTGAGCCTACTTGAGAGAGTGAATATTGCCATCGATATTGCTTGTGCACTAGATTATCTCCATCATCACTGTGAAATGTCGATAGTCCATTGTGATATAAAGCCAAGCAATGTCCTTCTTGATGATGAGAAGATTGGACACGTAGGCGATTTCGGACTTTCCAGGTTCATCCCAGAAGCAATGAATAAGTTACTAGCCAATCAATCAAGCTCTATCAGACTGAAAGGATCTTTTGGCTATGTAGCTCCAG AGTACGGCGTAGGAAGTGCGGTATCCACACATGGAGATGTGTACAGCTTTGGAGTCCTTATTTTGGAGATGTTCACAGGCAAGAGGCCGACTGATGACATGTTTGAAGATGGGCTGGACCTTCATGGCTTTGCAAAGGCAGCTCTGGCAGACCGAGTGGGGAAGGCAATCGATCCAGTTCTGCTTCAGGAAATTGACGTGTCAGAGAAGAGACAAACTGTTGCTCCGAAGGGCAAGAACAAAAGCTGGTGTAGTATTCAGGAGTGTTTGGCTTCGATCGTCGAAATAGGAGTCACTTCCTCTTCTGAGTCTCCCAGGGAACGAATGGACATCGGCGATGCATTGACTAAACTCCAAGGAGTCAGGAAGAAACTTCTTGAGTTCCTTGTCATTGCCTA TCATGTGGTCTTCATGGCCATTGCTTTGTCTGGAATTGGATATGGAATTTTACCATTCACAGACGATTTGAATCTGGAAATAGAAAACCACAA GTTATTCTCGTGCTTAACTACTGTCATTCTTCTGTTATGGAGTGTCCTAGCTTCAGCAGAAATGGGCAAGGACGAGACCGATTGGCTCGCTTTGCTGGAATTCAAGGCTCAAATAGCCGATCCTGGCGGTGTCTTGAGCTCGTGGAATGATACTAGCCACTTCTGCAAATGGTACGGTGTCACATGCGGTCGTAGACACCGAAGAGTCACCGTATTGAACCTCCAGTCCAAGCAACTCTCTGGAGTCTTGACACCCCACATTGGTAACCTGAGCTTTTTGACGGAAGTCTATCTGCAGAACAATAGTTTCTATTCCGAAATTCCCCCGCATTTCGGCCGCTTGTTTCGGTTGCAGAAGTTGTTCCTTAATAACAACTCGTTCAACGGACAAATCCCTTCAAATCTCTCCCATTGCTCTAATTTGCTTGTTCTTAACATAGGCTTCAACATGCTGGAAGAAAAATTGCCTACACAACTCGGCTCCTCGTCCAAGCTCCAACGACTCATACTTGGTGTCAACAGCTTGACGGGAAACATTCCGCCGTCCTTTGGAAACTTATCCTCTCTTCGAGCCTTCATACCAGCGGAAAATAACCTTGGCGGTACAATCCCAGAGACTCTCGGCTGGTTGAGAAATCTAAACATCCTTGCTCTTGGCGGGAATAAATTTGTCGGTACGATTCCTATCTCCATTTTCAATATATCCACTTTGACGATCCTTGATGTGACTGAAAACCAATTAGAAGGGAGCTTACCCAACGACTTAGGCTTCACTCTTCCGAATCTCAACGAAATTGGTTTGAGTGACAACCACCTCACTGGAGCCATTCCTCGGTCAATAACCAACGTCACAAATCTCGGGGTAATCGGAATCGGGTTGAACAACTTTAACGgaaaatttccttcttttccaaagaTGAGAGGACTCAATTGGCTTAACATCGGCGGTAACAACCTAGGATGTTGGCGATGTTCTGATTTGGACTTTCTCTGCTCTTTAACCAATTCCACAAACTTGACAATGTTGGGAATAGCTGACAACGCTTTTGGAGGACCGATACCCGACTGTGTTGGTAACCTCTCTATCACCCTTTCCGTTATTGGGTTAGGTGATAATCACATTTTTGGAACCTTACCTTATGGAATCGGAAATCTCATCAATTTGGAGTTCCTGGGCATGGGGGGCAACAACATCTCGGGAAACATTCCTTCTAAGATTGGAAATCTAAGCAAAATGAAGTTTATGGATCTCGGCCGAAATAATTTTTCGGGGCAAATACCAGAATCTATCGGGAATTTAAGGATGTTAATCGAATTGTACTTGGATGGCAATAATCTTGGGGGCTCGATACCATCGTTTTTAGGAAATTGCCAGAATCTACTTCTCTTAGACCTTTCGAACAACGACCTCAGCG GAGTGGCCTGCATGCTCTCTTTGTTATACTTCTTCCGACATGGACACAATAAGAAAACATCAGCTTTAAGCTCTTTTGAAGACGGGCTTTTGCATGTTTCTTATCACAGTGTACTCAAAGCGACAGCTGGATTCTCGTCCACCAATCTACTCGGCATGGGCAGCTTTGGGTCTGTGTATAGAGGGTTTCTTGGTCAGACTCAGTCGATCGTTGCCATTAAGATTCTCGACCTTACACGTCAAGGAGCTTCCAAAAGCTTCATAGCCGAGTGTGGAGCGTTGAGAAGAATCCGACACCATAATCTCGTGAAGGTACTCACGGTATGTTCTGGGTTTGATTTTAATGGAAATGATTTCAAGGCACTAGTCTATGAGTTCATGTCGAATGGGAGCTTGGATGAATGGTTGCACCCAACTGCATCACAATGTATAGCAAGAAGCAAGTTGAGTCTACTTGAGAGAGTGAATATTGCAATTGATGTTGCTTGTGCACTAGATTATCTCCATCATCACTGTGAAATGCTGATAGTtcattgtgatctaaagccaagCAATGTCCTTCTAGACGATGAAAAGACTGGACATGTAGGCGATTTTGGGCTTGCTAGGTTCTTCCCAAAAGCAACACATAAGTTACTAGCTGATCAATCAAGCTCTATTGGAGTAAAAGGATCTTTTGGCTATTTAGCTCCAG AATATAGCGGGGGAAGTGCAATATCCACAAAAGGAGATGTGTACAGCTTCGGAGTCCTCATTTTGGAGATGTTCACAGGCAAGAGGCCGACCGATGACATGTTTGAGAGTGGGCTGAACCTACATTGCTTCGCAAAAGCAGCTTTGGAAGACCAAGTGGAGAAGGCAATAGATCTCGTTCTACTTCAGGAAATCGAGGTGCTGGTCAAGAGACAAACAGTCACTCTGGAGGGGAATAACAAATGCTTGTGTAGTATTCAGGAGTGTTTGGTTTCGATCATCGAAATAGGAGTCACTTCCTCTTTCGAGTCTCCGAGGGCACGAATGGACATCAGCGATGCATTGACTAAACTCCAAGGAATCAGGAAGAAACTTCTTGAGTTCATTGTCATTGCCTAG